A genomic segment from Pelobates fuscus isolate aPelFus1 chromosome 7, aPelFus1.pri, whole genome shotgun sequence encodes:
- the LOC134569219 gene encoding olfactory receptor 5AR1-like: MRNTTEVTEFLLTALSDKQWTVSTFFIVFLLIYMNTLLINVLIIILVITDPQLHTPMYFFLGNLAFLDTLYSSVTAPRMLSDFITTSKAISIHACLTQIFFFIYFASAELFLLAAMSYDRYVAICHPLHYIQIMSWKVCGQHSSVVWILGFLYSLVHTLCSLRLTFCGSNVIHNYFCDLPHLFQISCTDTFINFLVICIVGGTLGLVAFAITFFPYICIFITILRIRTKDGKLKALSTCTSHLSVVFSFYASLIFCYLVPTTSSLVSINKLVSVVYSVINPLLNPLIYSVRNKDLKAALSRVLHHVSKAVSREV; this comes from the coding sequence ATGAGAAACACAACAGAAGTAACTGAGTTTCTTCTCACTGCGCTGTCAGATAAACAATGGACCGTCTCTACATTCTTCATTGTTTTCCTCCTGATCTACATGAATACTCTACTTATAAACGTATTAATTATCATATTGGTCATCACAGATCCTCAGCTTCACACACCCATGTACTTCTTTCTTGGAAACCTGGCatttttggacacattgtattCATCAGTTACTGCACCAAGGATGCTCTCTGACTTCATCACTACAAGTAAAGCCATATCTATTCATGCTTGCCTAAcacaaatatttttctttatctaTTTTGCAAGTGCAGAGCTTTTCCTGCTGGCTGCTATGTCCTATGATAGATATGTTGCTATCTGCCACCCTCTGCATTACATTCAGATCATGTCCTGGAAGGTCTGTGGTCAACATTCATCTGTGGTCTGGATCCTCGGTTTCCTTTATTCTTTGGTCCATACTCTTTGTTCACTGAGGTTGACATTTTGTGGCTCCAATGTTATCCACAATTATTTTTGTGACCTTCCACACTTGTTCCAGATCTCTTGTACTGACACTTTTATCAATTTTCTAGTAATATGTATTGTGGGAGGAACCCTGGGACTAGTGGCTTTTGCCATAACGTTCTTTCcgtatatttgtattttcatCACTATACTCAGAATACGAACAAAAGATGGAAAGCTTAAGGCTCTTTCAACCTGCACGTCTCACCTTTCTGTGGTCTTTAGTTTTTATGCTTCTCTCATCTTCTGCTATTTGGTACCAACCACAAGTTCTCTGGTTTCTATAAACAAGCTGGTGTCTGTGGTTTATTCTGTAATTAACCCTTTGCTAAATCCTCTGATCTACAGTGTAAGGAATAAGGATCTAAAGGCTGCACTAAGCAGAGTTTTGCATCATGTAAGTAAAGCAGTATCTCGTGAAGTATGA